In Alphaproteobacteria bacterium CG11_big_fil_rev_8_21_14_0_20_39_49, the genomic stretch CACGCCTATCAGGGTCGCAATCACAAGCACTATCGTAGCTAATATAAGGTCATCGAAGCCTTTATATATTGCAAAAAACAATATTAAAGGAGCGTACTCGGCAGCAGGTTTAATAATTTTTTTCATGGGGCAATTTTTTTTAATATCAAATATCGGAACATAGATAGCATATAATAATAAGTTTGCAAACCCCAACAAAAAAAGGCAGAGGTAAATTCCCCTGCCTTTTTGTTGAATGTTTTTTAACGTGTTATGCAACCTGCTCTAAAATAGATAAATTCGTCGCATATGTTTTGCCCTTGTTTGTCTCAAGGTCATAAGCGATTTTTTGCCCTTCGTCAAGACCGTTAAGACCGGCTTTTTCAATTGCACTGATATGCACGAACACATCATTTCCACCATCTGAAGGCTGGATAAAACCGAATCCTTTTGTTGCGTTAAACCATTTTACTGTACCTTTAGCCATGTAAAATTCCTCCTTAATGACTATAATTTATAAAATTGCTCAAAAGAGCGAGTAAGTCTTGTATTAACCTTTATAAGAACCAAGATTAAAGGACTGTTAAACCGCCCGCAACAAATAGTCTTAAAAATTAATTACTAAACAACTTCTTATATACGATAAACGTCTTATACGAAAAGTAAAGTTTTTTTGTAAAAAATAGTAATTTAACAATAAAAAATAAAAAAATTATTTATCTAAAAGAAAGAATAACCTGCAATTTTTACCCGTATCACTAAAAACAAACGCAACCGGTAGTGCCTGTGTTGCCGTTTTATCAGTGCAAGTTCCGGCAGGATTCCCGGACCCCCTTGCCACAAATAACTTTCCGGACCCCGGCAAACCGTCATCAATCTTATCTTCAATAGACTTCGATGCCGATACCTCTAAAAAACCTAGCCACGGACGATTTTCTGCATTTATTTGCGTTCCCAACGCAAGAACATTACCTTTATAAACTTGAAATAAATTATTAGAAGCCGTGTTCATATTGTTAGACCCTGCTACATTCGCAGAACCTGCAAATGTGGCATAAAACGTAACACGCCCGCCGTATGCAGAACCCGGAAGACCTTGCCCTATATCTAAACCAGCCCCCGTATAAGATCCTTTTATTAAACCCGCCCCAGATAGATGCTGCCAAAAACGAACTCCCTCCGTTCCGGCATCGGCAATTTGTTTATCACCATTACCACTCGTACCTATACCATAATTTGATGCCCTATTAAAATCACCCGGTAACGCATCATATTCAAGCCTAAAGGCATTCATTGCAACTTGATATTGCTTATAATCAGTTATTATGAGCGTACTTTGCTTTGATATATAAGCGTTTGACCACCAACCACACCCGCAACTATAAGCCCTATAATTACGATTACGATTGACAGCTCAATTAAGGTAAAACCTTTATCTACAAATAAAAATCTGGTTCTCATACAGTAAATATAATACTAACAAAAGATTAACAAACCATTAAAACCACAACCCAGAACATACTGCTTGCATACCGCAAATACTTATGTTATAATCCGTTCAAGATTTTAGGAGGTTTGTAAGAATAAGGTGGGTCTAGCCCGCCTTTCTTTTTACGTAAAATACGGGTTTTAATAATAAATGCAGGCAGAACTTACATTAGAAGGCAGGATTGCAACAGCTATAACACCGTCATTGAATGATCTGGGTTATGATTTAGTAAAAGTTATCATGATAGGTGATGACAACCGCAAAATATTGCAGATTATGATAGAACGACTTGACGGCGTTGCTATCGGTATTGACGATTGCGAAAAATCCAGCCGCAGGATATCGGCTATATTAGATGTGGAAGAATCCGAATTGGGTAAATATAATCTGGAAGTAAGTTCACCCGGAATAGACAGACCCTTGGTAAAGTTAAAAGATTTTGAAAAATATATAGGCTATGAAGTTAAATTTGAGGTTATTGATAAGATTGATGACAAGCGTAAATTCAAAGGTGATATTAAAAAAGTGGAAGGCAATATAATAACTATAGATACGAACGTAGTGCCTATAAAAACACCTGAAACACCTCATGAATTTGAGGTTGATTTTAATAATATAAAAAACGCAAAGCTGGTTTTAAACGACAAGTTGCTGGCTATGCATAAAAAAAGTAATATTTAAGCGGTTAAATTAGAGGAAAGGACTATGCTTACATCCAGCAATATAGGAAATACGGAAATTCTACAGGTTGCCGATGCGGTTGCCCGTGAGAAAAATATCGATAAAAACCTTGTATTAGATGCAATGGAAAATTCGGTGGCAATAGCTGCAAGGAAGAAATACGGTCATGACCGTACCATTAAATCCGAGATTGACCGCAAAACAGGCGAAATAAGGTTATTCCGTGAATCTGAAATAGTCGCTGACGATTACGAGCCTGAGCTTCCCGAAGATATAGCCGAGGAAGATTTTGACAAAGAAGCTGCGATGGAAGGCAAAATGCGTCTTTCAGTAGCAAAGGAAAAGGACGAGACTCTTGAAGTAGGCTCTATATTAAGAGAGCCGTTGCCTCCGATTGATTTGGGTCGTGTTGCCGCACAGACTGCTAAACAGATAATCATGCAAAAGGTTCGTGACGCAGAAAGGGCAAGACAATATGAAGATTTCAAAGAAAGAGCCGGAGAAATAATAAACGGCACGGTAAAACGTGTTGAATCGGGCAATATCATTGTTGATTTAGGTAATGCCGAGGCAATTATCTTGCGTAACGCTTCAATAAGAGGTGAAACTTTCAGGGTAAATGAAAGAATAAGGGCTTATGTAGAGAAAGTTTCTCAGGAGCGTAAAGGACCTCAGATATTCTTGTCACGTACCGCACCTGAATTCATGGCAAAACTATTCACTCAGGAAGTGCCTGAAATATATGACGGCATAATCGAGATAAAAGGAGTTGCAAGGGAACCGGGTTCAAGGGCTAAGATTGCGGTAAGCTCCAATGAATCATCAATTGATCCTGTAGGTTCATGCGTCGGTGTGCGTGGTGCTAGGGTTCAGGCAGTTATCAACGAGCTTCAGGGCGAGAAGATAGACATTATACAATGGTCTGCCGATCCTGCTACATTCTTGGTTAATGCCCTTGCTCCTGCAGAAGTTGCAAAAGTAGTAATCGATGAAGACAATAACCGTATTGAAGCCGTTGTGCCTGATGACCAGTTAAGCCTTGCTATAGGAAGACGCGGTCAGAACGTTCGTCTGGCATCTGAGTTGGTCGGTTGGAACATTGACATAATGACCGAGGACGATGAATCCACAAGAAGAACTGATGAGTTCAACAAACTTTCCGAGATGTTCGTAAACGCACTTAACATCGATGAAATAATGGCACATCTGATAGTTACCGAAGGCTTTGAAACCGTTGAAGAAGTTGCAATGGTAGCTGTTTCGGAGATATCGGCAATCGAAGGCTTTGATGACGATATAGCAGAGCAGCTTCAGGCACGTGCGCATGAATATCTGGAACAAAAACAGGCTGATAGTAAAGACACCCTTAAAAAGCTAAAAGTTTCTAAAGAACTTCAGGCAATAGAAGGATTGGGCAGTGAGGTTCTTATCAAACTTGGTGAAAACGGCATAAAATCACTTGATGATTTCGCCGACCTTTCACATGATGAATTTATTGAGATAATCCCTGATTCGGAATTATCCGATGATACTATAAACAGCCTTATCATGACCGCCCGTGAAAAAGCCGGTTGGTTTGCAGAAGATGAAAAGACTAAGGAGGCTTAAAAAAAATAACATTGAAATGTTATTTTAATATAATAGCGTATCACAACAATAATTAACGAAAAATTAGTGAAATAGTATTTATATTAATGAACAAAAATGATATAAATACTATAAACTTACAAGAAGTAATTTAAAAAATGACAGAAAAAACAGACAATACCAATAAAAAATCAACCCTTACGCTTAGCTCATCGAAACTAAAGCTTGGGGACATAAAAGGCGGACACGTATCGCAAAGCCTTTCACACGGTCGTGCGAAAAGCGTACAGGTTGAAGTGCGTAAGAAGCGTCGTTTTGCGTCGACTTTATCTAACGAAAACACCGTTAACACAGCCGGTAGCGGTGACGTGCGGGGTAATGACGGTCTAACCGACAGCGAAAGGGAAAAAAGGCTGAAAGTATTACAGCAGGCTTCCGACTATGAAAAAGAAAAAAATGAAAAAGAAGCCGAGCAGTCACGCATAGCTCAAGAACGTGCTGAAGAAAAAGCTAGAAAAGAGCAGGAAGATGCGGAAGCTGCCGCAAAATTAGCCGAGGAAATGAGGCAAAAACGTGAAGAAAAGAAGGCGGCAGAAAGCCCGTCTTCAGAAGCTAACGCAGTTTCGGAAAATGATTCGGTAAAACCGATAAAAAGTAATGAAAAATTATCTTTAACGGTAAAGGATAAGTCTAAAAAAGACAGGGAAAACGAGAAAGAAGAACGCAAGCCTTCACGCACGAGCGAGGCAAAACGCCGCTCGGGGAAACTAACTATTGCACAGGCACTAAGCAATAACGGTGAAGAACGTATGCGAAGCCTTGCATCGGTAAGAAGAGCGCGTGAAAAAGCCAGAAAGGCATCTGAATCCGACAACGGTTCTAAAGAAAAACAGACACGTGAAGTTACGATACCTGAAATTATCACCGTGCAGGAATTAGCGAACAGAATGGCGGAAAGAGCTGTTGACGTAACAAAATCGCTTATGAAAATGGGCATGATGGTAACGGCAAACCAGACTATTGACGCTGACACGGCAGAGTTGGTTGTTGAGGAATTCGGTCACAGAACAAAACGTGTAACCGATGCCGATGTAGAGGATATCCTGAAAGATGAAGGTGTAGATAATAATGACAACCTCATACATAAAGCACCTGTAGTAACGTTCATGGGTCACGTTGACCACGGCAAAACCTCACTTTTGGATAAGATAAGGGAAGCTAAAGTAGCATCAGGTGAAGCCGGAGGCATAACCCAGCATATCGGAGCATATCAGGTTGAAGTCGATAAAGAACACAAGATAACCTTCCTTGATACTCCGGGTCACGAAGCATTTACGGCTATGCGTCAGCGTGGAGCTAACGCCACCGATATAGTGGTACTTGTAGTGGCTGCCGATGACGGTATCATGGCTCAGACAGTTGAGGCTATAAACCACGCTAAGGCGGCTGAAGTTCCTATAATCATAGCTATAAACAAGATTGACAAACCTGAAGCTGACGCTAACAGGGTAAGGACTTCTCTTTTAGAGCATGAACTTGTTACAGAGGATATGGGCGGTGACGTTCTGGCAGTAGAAGTATCTGCAAAAACTGGGCAAAACCTTGACAAACTCCTTGAAACTATCCTTATTCAGGCTGAAATGCTGGAACTTAGGGCAAACCCTAACAGAAAAGCATCGGGTATAGTGGTTGAGGCAAGAGTCGATAAGAACAAGGGTGTAGTATCTACCCTGCTTGTTCAAAAAGGTACGTTAAAAGTAGGTGATATTGTAATAGTCGGTGAAGCGGTAGGTAAGGTGCGTGCAATGAAGAGTGCCGAGGGACGTGTGTTGAGCAAAGCACTGCCGTCGGTTCCGGTCGAAATAATGGGGCTTGATCAGGCACCTGAAGCCGGTGTTGAGTTCCACGTAGTAGATAGCGAGAAACAGGCACGTGAGATTAAGGAATACAGACAAAAACTCAGCCGTGACCTTAAAGCCGCCACACAGAAAAAGAAAGGTACTCTGGAAGATTTATTCTTGCAGGCAAAAGACGGCGGTAAAAAACAACTTCCCATTATTATTAAGGGTGACGTACAAGGTTCGGTGGAAGCCATCTTAGGAAGCCTTGACAAACTGGAAACTACTGAAGTTGCGGTTAAAGCACTACATACGGCAGCAGGAGCTATATCAACATCGGATATTGCTTTGGCAAAAGCATCGCATGCAATAATATTAGCATTTAACGTGCGTGCCGACGGTGCGGCTAAAGAGCTTGCCCAAAAAGAAGGAGCCGACATACGTTATTACTCGATAATCTATGACCTGATAGATGATATAAAAGCGATGTTGGGTGGTATGCTTGATCCGCATATTCGTGAGCAATATCTCGGTAATGCCGAAATACGTGAAGTATTTAATATGAGTAAACACGGAAAGGTGGCAGGCTGTTATGTAACCGACGGCAATATAAAACGCGGATCCGGAGTAAGGCTACTGCGTGATAACGTTGTAATACATGAAGGTAAATTAAAAACTCTAAAACGATTCAAAGACGATGTGAAGGAAGTGGGTACTAACTTTGAGTGCGGAATGGCATTTGAAAATTATGAAGATTTGAAAGTTGGTGATGTAATCGAAGCATTTGAGCTTATAGAAGAACAGAGGACGTTATAAAATGGCTAAAGCTGATTTTAACAAGATGCCCAGCCAACGTCAGTTGAGGGTAGGTGAAGAGATAAGGCATGCATTATCAAGCATATTTATGCAAGGTACTATTTACGAGCCTGAATTAGTAGGGGTTTCTATAACGGTACCGGAGGTAAGGGTTAGCCCCGACCTTAGGAACGCTACGGCATTTGTTTTCCCTCTGGCTGGCAAGGCTCCCGAAGGTTTTATCGAAGCACTTAACCGCATATCACCGCAAATAACCCATCAGGTTCTAAAAAGGGCTAAACTCCGTTTTGCCCCTAAGATATTTTTCAAAATAGATGACAGTTTTGAAAATGCAGATAATATAGAGAACATTATCTCTAAGGTAAAAAGTGAAGAAAACGTATTATAAAAATCGCACTGAAGTCTTTAGTTTTTTGTCATGCTGAACTTGTTTCAGCATCTCTAGCATTACAAAGTAGATGCTGAAACAAGTTCAGCATGACAAATTATGTGTTTATTAAACGCTCCAGAATTTTCCTAAATTTCTTCCCTAGAATTACACGATAACTAAAGTATAGTATGAACAAAAAACAACGCAATAACATCAATGGCTGGCTTAACATAAACAAACCGGCAGGGGTTACGTCCACAAAAGTCGTTGCCATATTAAAACGCTATTATAACGCCAAAAAAGTCGGACATGCAGGCACGCTTGACCCCCTTGCCGAAGGTGTTCTGCCGATTGCTTTTGGCGAAGCCACCAAAACCATAAATTACATGATGGACGCAAAAAAAGAGTATGAATTCACCGTAAAATGGGGCGAAGCAACATCTACAGGCGATGCAGAAGGAGAGATAATCCAAACGTCTGAAATTATCCCTACCCAGCAGGAAATTCAAACCACCCTCCCCTTTTTCATCGGAGAGATAGAACAGACACCTCCTGCATTTTCAGCTATAAAAATTGACGGCAAAAGAGCTTACGATCTGGCACGTCAGGGCAAAGAGGTTAAGATAAAATCACGCAAAGTTTGCATATATAATCTGGAATATCTGGGAGCCGACACCTTCCGCACAAAATGCTCAAAAGGCACTTATATACGCTCTTTGGCAATTGATTTAGCCCGAAAGCTTGGCACGCAAGGTCATGTAACAATGTTAAAGCGTACCAAAGTTGGGAATTTTTGTATAAAAAGTGCGATTTTGCTGGATATGTTCGACAATAAGGTGTATAAGGACGGCTCTGAGGAACTGCTTTTACCTGTAGAACAAGTGCTAGACGACATCCCTGTACTTGATATTACTAACGAAGAAGCAGCGTCCCTGAGGCAAGGGAAAACTATTAGTTTTGAACCGAGTGGGTTGACACAAGGTGATATTACCGCAGTCAAATCAAACGGAAAACTGATAGCCCTTTGTGAAGTCGGGAACGCAATTATAAAGCCTTCCCGTGTTTTTAATTTATGACATACTAATTTATGTCATTCCACGGATTTGTTTAGTAAAACAAATCATAGTGGAATCCACGTTCTAAAAGTTTAGGAAAACTTTTAGAATATTGAAAAAGTTTACTAACTTTTTCAAATTGGATCCCATAGTAAAAAATTTTCCTAAATTTTTTACTATGGGATGACAAATTATTAAGTCTGATAACTGTTAATTAATAATGGAGAGAAAAGATGTCGGTTACAGCTACACGTAAACAAGAGATTATTAAAGAATTTGCCACAAAAGATGGTGATACCGGTTCAACTGAAATTCAGGTTGCGGTTTTAACCGAGCGTATCGCTAACTTGACTGAACACTTTAAAACTAACGCAAAAGATCATCACTCAAGAAGAGGTCTTTTAATACTGGTCGGTCGCAGAAGAAGGCTACTTGAGTATCTTAAAAAGAAAGACTTCAACCGCTACGAATCTCTAATTAAAAAGCTAGGATTAAGAAAGTAGTAGCTTTTTTTACCCTATTGATTTAAGACTGTTTTTGTATAGTTTTTTCGTTTGAACTTCAGAGGACCTTTTTATCTATGTTTTCTCTAAGTTTTTTACGGATATTCTGTATTTAAGCCTACGGCATTTTTAATGTAAATAATCTGCCGTATAGTGTTTTTTGCTTTTATTAGTGTCTTTAAAAATTAAAGGTTCAAAATCGAAGATAAAACACTAGAGAATGTATCTAGGGTAATAATTATGTATAAATAAGGATAGACATGTTTGATATAAAAAAGAAAGAAATAAGCTGGGGAGACAGAAAACTTCAGCTAGAAACGGGTGAAATAGCCCGACAGGCAGATGGAGCCGTTAAAATAACGTATGGAGAGACTGTTGTTCTATGTACGGCAGTTGCTCAAAAAAAAGCTAAAGAAGGTATAGATTTTTTCCCTCTTACAGTTAACTACCAACAAAAAGCCTTCGCAGCCGGGAAAATTCCGGGCGGATTCTTCAAAAGAGAAGGCAGACCTTCAGAAAAAGAAACCCTTACATCACGCCTGATAGACAGACCTTTGCGTCCGTTGTTCCCTGAAGGGTTTTACAATGAAACACAAGTTATAGCTACCGTATTATCTCATGATATGGAAAATGACCCTGACGTTGTGGCATTGATAGGCTGTTCTGCGGCATTGGCTATTTCCGGTATTCCTTTTGAAGAAGCGATTGCCGGAGCAAGGGTAGGTTATGTTGACGGAAAATACGTCCTTAACCCTACTCCTGAACAGATAACGGATTCAAAACTTGATTTAGTAGTTGCGGGAACTGAAAGTTCGGTTCTTATGGTTGAATCGGAAGCTAAAATACTTTCAGAAGAAATTATGCTTGGTGCGGTTGAGTTCGGACATAAGGAAATGCAGCCTATAATTAAACTTATAAACGAGTTTAAGGCTGAAGCCGGCAAACCTGCTTGGGCATTTGAAAAACCTGATAATTCGGCTCTTGAAAAACGTGTAAGCGATCTTACGGAGAAAAAACTACGTGAAGCTTACGCCGAAACAGACAAGCAAAGCCGTGTTGAAAAACTTAACTGCATT encodes the following:
- a CDS encoding transcription termination/antitermination protein NusA encodes the protein MLTSSNIGNTEILQVADAVAREKNIDKNLVLDAMENSVAIAARKKYGHDRTIKSEIDRKTGEIRLFRESEIVADDYEPELPEDIAEEDFDKEAAMEGKMRLSVAKEKDETLEVGSILREPLPPIDLGRVAAQTAKQIIMQKVRDAERARQYEDFKERAGEIINGTVKRVESGNIIVDLGNAEAIILRNASIRGETFRVNERIRAYVEKVSQERKGPQIFLSRTAPEFMAKLFTQEVPEIYDGIIEIKGVAREPGSRAKIAVSSNESSIDPVGSCVGVRGARVQAVINELQGEKIDIIQWSADPATFLVNALAPAEVAKVVIDEDNNRIEAVVPDDQLSLAIGRRGQNVRLASELVGWNIDIMTEDDESTRRTDEFNKLSEMFVNALNIDEIMAHLIVTEGFETVEEVAMVAVSEISAIEGFDDDIAEQLQARAHEYLEQKQADSKDTLKKLKVSKELQAIEGLGSEVLIKLGENGIKSLDDFADLSHDEFIEIIPDSELSDDTINSLIMTAREKAGWFAEDEKTKEA
- the rbfA gene encoding ribosome-binding factor A; translation: MAKADFNKMPSQRQLRVGEEIRHALSSIFMQGTIYEPELVGVSITVPEVRVSPDLRNATAFVFPLAGKAPEGFIEALNRISPQITHQVLKRAKLRFAPKIFFKIDDSFENADNIENIISKVKSEENVL
- a CDS encoding 30S ribosomal protein S15 — its product is MSVTATRKQEIIKEFATKDGDTGSTEIQVAVLTERIANLTEHFKTNAKDHHSRRGLLILVGRRRRLLEYLKKKDFNRYESLIKKLGLRK
- a CDS encoding ribosome maturation factor RimP, giving the protein MQAELTLEGRIATAITPSLNDLGYDLVKVIMIGDDNRKILQIMIERLDGVAIGIDDCEKSSRRISAILDVEESELGKYNLEVSSPGIDRPLVKLKDFEKYIGYEVKFEVIDKIDDKRKFKGDIKKVEGNIITIDTNVVPIKTPETPHEFEVDFNNIKNAKLVLNDKLLAMHKKSNI
- a CDS encoding tRNA pseudouridine(55) synthase TruB, with translation MNKKQRNNINGWLNINKPAGVTSTKVVAILKRYYNAKKVGHAGTLDPLAEGVLPIAFGEATKTINYMMDAKKEYEFTVKWGEATSTGDAEGEIIQTSEIIPTQQEIQTTLPFFIGEIEQTPPAFSAIKIDGKRAYDLARQGKEVKIKSRKVCIYNLEYLGADTFRTKCSKGTYIRSLAIDLARKLGTQGHVTMLKRTKVGNFCIKSAILLDMFDNKVYKDGSEELLLPVEQVLDDIPVLDITNEEAASLRQGKTISFEPSGLTQGDITAVKSNGKLIALCEVGNAIIKPSRVFNL
- a CDS encoding translation initiation factor IF-2, with protein sequence MTEKTDNTNKKSTLTLSSSKLKLGDIKGGHVSQSLSHGRAKSVQVEVRKKRRFASTLSNENTVNTAGSGDVRGNDGLTDSEREKRLKVLQQASDYEKEKNEKEAEQSRIAQERAEEKARKEQEDAEAAAKLAEEMRQKREEKKAAESPSSEANAVSENDSVKPIKSNEKLSLTVKDKSKKDRENEKEERKPSRTSEAKRRSGKLTIAQALSNNGEERMRSLASVRRAREKARKASESDNGSKEKQTREVTIPEIITVQELANRMAERAVDVTKSLMKMGMMVTANQTIDADTAELVVEEFGHRTKRVTDADVEDILKDEGVDNNDNLIHKAPVVTFMGHVDHGKTSLLDKIREAKVASGEAGGITQHIGAYQVEVDKEHKITFLDTPGHEAFTAMRQRGANATDIVVLVVAADDGIMAQTVEAINHAKAAEVPIIIAINKIDKPEADANRVRTSLLEHELVTEDMGGDVLAVEVSAKTGQNLDKLLETILIQAEMLELRANPNRKASGIVVEARVDKNKGVVSTLLVQKGTLKVGDIVIVGEAVGKVRAMKSAEGRVLSKALPSVPVEIMGLDQAPEAGVEFHVVDSEKQAREIKEYRQKLSRDLKAATQKKKGTLEDLFLQAKDGGKKQLPIIIKGDVQGSVEAILGSLDKLETTEVAVKALHTAAGAISTSDIALAKASHAIILAFNVRADGAAKELAQKEGADIRYYSIIYDLIDDIKAMLGGMLDPHIREQYLGNAEIREVFNMSKHGKVAGCYVTDGNIKRGSGVRLLRDNVVIHEGKLKTLKRFKDDVKEVGTNFECGMAFENYEDLKVGDVIEAFELIEEQRTL
- a CDS encoding cold-shock protein, translating into MAKGTVKWFNATKGFGFIQPSDGGNDVFVHISAIEKAGLNGLDEGQKIAYDLETNKGKTYATNLSILEQVA